The following are encoded together in the Poseidonibacter lekithochrous genome:
- a CDS encoding LruC domain-containing protein, with product MKNLLITVLFISSLFSEDFVPETHDPSWNYLFDSYTYKSSSGAGIKTENLATPDFEVSTEILNTFLYALPEGVKSDISNPDYFPTDEPEILIEKDADAFVTFYSEGAGYKNTLGYYTYEGDTGRESPTSRAELKEHGVIIFPNTSFYYSGGKLRYGQTVSLGELKAGTKVIFFIVSNGWTGSGIRTTDWMFSTKSSLNLEYDENSTKQVPDHKHVALLWSNVGAGNILLMGFEDILRTHGGCDHDYNDALFSFSTNPMDALSSANGEFTVAPAESDSDNDGVSDAFDEFDHDPERAYTLHYPKEGDNATLLYEDMWPKEGDYDMNDMSIELHITEINDSANKVKEVQFSTKLQANGAAYKNGFAIQINSPIENIESSTFYVNGVETYSNVLKKDNETTIVTFFTDAVGEFKRMGTYYDFAVSSKENSSCDDPYNRFINVCLNRPSVETPTITGNIIFTNTVDLTSPPYNPFLVVNNGVLQYNEVHLPNYMPTSLADLSYFNIKHDASDIANNITYKTSEDKPWGLLIPTSFSYPIERENIGDVYRHYNDWVQSNGTEYSDWYIHTKTDNEGRLYANPNKIYTPQ from the coding sequence ATGAAAAATTTATTAATCACGGTACTGTTTATTAGTAGCCTGTTTTCAGAGGACTTTGTACCTGAAACTCATGATCCAAGTTGGAATTATCTTTTTGATTCCTATACTTACAAATCATCATCAGGAGCAGGAATAAAAACTGAAAATCTTGCAACTCCTGATTTTGAAGTAAGTACTGAGATATTAAACACATTCTTATATGCTTTACCAGAAGGAGTAAAATCTGATATTTCAAATCCAGATTATTTTCCTACTGATGAGCCTGAAATATTAATAGAAAAAGATGCTGATGCTTTCGTAACATTTTATTCAGAAGGTGCTGGATATAAGAATACTCTTGGTTATTATACTTATGAAGGAGATACAGGTAGAGAATCTCCAACATCAAGAGCAGAACTTAAAGAACATGGAGTAATCATATTTCCAAATACATCATTTTATTATAGTGGTGGGAAATTAAGATATGGACAAACAGTATCTTTAGGGGAACTAAAAGCGGGAACAAAAGTGATATTTTTTATAGTATCAAATGGTTGGACAGGAAGTGGTATTAGAACAACAGACTGGATGTTCTCTACAAAATCATCATTAAATCTAGAATATGATGAAAACTCTACAAAACAAGTACCTGATCATAAACATGTTGCACTATTGTGGAGTAATGTTGGTGCAGGAAATATACTACTAATGGGGTTTGAAGATATTCTAAGAACACATGGTGGTTGTGACCATGATTATAACGATGCCCTATTCTCATTTTCAACAAATCCAATGGATGCTCTAAGTTCTGCAAATGGAGAATTTACTGTAGCTCCTGCTGAATCTGACTCAGATAATGACGGAGTAAGCGATGCATTCGATGAGTTTGATCATGATCCAGAACGTGCATATACACTTCATTACCCTAAAGAAGGTGATAATGCAACTTTATTATATGAAGATATGTGGCCTAAAGAAGGTGACTATGATATGAATGACATGAGTATAGAACTGCATATTACAGAAATAAATGACAGCGCAAATAAAGTAAAAGAAGTACAATTTAGTACTAAATTACAAGCAAATGGAGCTGCTTATAAAAATGGTTTTGCTATTCAAATAAATTCACCTATTGAAAATATTGAATCATCAACTTTTTATGTAAATGGAGTTGAAACATATTCTAATGTATTAAAAAAAGATAATGAAACTACTATAGTTACATTCTTTACTGATGCAGTAGGAGAGTTTAAAAGAATGGGTACATATTATGACTTTGCTGTTTCTTCAAAAGAAAATAGTTCATGTGATGACCCATATAATAGATTTATTAATGTATGTCTAAATCGACCAAGTGTTGAAACCCCAACAATTACAGGAAATATTATATTTACAAACACAGTAGACTTAACAAGTCCACCATATAATCCTTTTTTAGTTGTTAATAATGGTGTTCTTCAATACAATGAAGTTCATCTTCCAAATTATATGCCTACTTCATTAGCAGATCTTAGTTATTTTAATATAAAACATGATGCCTCTGATATTGCTAATAATATTACATATAAAACATCTGAGGATAAACCTTGGGGATTATTAATACCTACATCTTTTTCTTATCCAATTGAAAGAGAAAATATAGGTGATGTTTATAGACACTATAATGATTGGGTTCAAAGTAATGGAACTGAATATTCAGACTGGTATATTCACACAAAAACTGATAATGAAGGAAGACTATACGCAAATCCAAACAAAATATATACTCCTCAATAA
- the aat gene encoding leucyl/phenylalanyl-tRNA--protein transferase gives MELLDKEHCIYLLDEDNFDFPTLEMMNDDLVAVGGDFHPQRLINAYSNGIFPWFIDEYNHIHWYSPQKRMVLEPQNMKISKSLKKSIKNKGFVIKSNENFEEVIKNCANIKRKHEDETWISDEFIQAYTNLFHLGYAFSIECYLEDELVGGLYGLMIGNVFCGESMFAKESNASKVAFYHLCNQARKNDIKLIDCQVHNDHLESLGASEISREEYFKILEGK, from the coding sequence ATGGAATTATTAGATAAAGAACACTGCATATATCTTCTAGATGAAGATAACTTTGATTTCCCTACTTTGGAAATGATGAACGATGACTTAGTAGCTGTTGGTGGAGATTTTCACCCTCAAAGACTTATTAATGCCTACTCAAATGGAATTTTCCCATGGTTTATAGATGAGTACAATCATATACATTGGTATAGCCCTCAAAAAAGAATGGTACTAGAACCTCAAAATATGAAAATATCAAAAAGCCTCAAAAAATCTATTAAAAACAAAGGTTTTGTTATCAAATCAAATGAGAACTTTGAAGAGGTAATAAAAAACTGTGCTAATATAAAAAGAAAACATGAAGATGAAACATGGATAAGTGATGAATTTATTCAAGCATATACTAATTTATTTCATTTAGGTTATGCTTTTTCAATTGAATGTTACTTAGAAGATGAACTTGTTGGTGGATTATATGGATTAATGATTGGTAATGTTTTTTGCGGTGAAAGTATGTTTGCTAAAGAAAGTAATGCTTCAAAAGTTGCATTTTATCATTTATGTAATCAAGCTAGAAAAAATGATATAAAACTAATAGATTGTCAAGTGCATAATGATCATTTGGAGAGTCTTGGAGCTAGTGAGATATCAAGAGAAGAATATTTTAAAATCTTAGAAGGTAAATAA
- a CDS encoding 7TM diverse intracellular signaling domain-containing protein, translating into MWHYKILLIIFINSYLSAQVLNIPNQNGFYDLLPKSQIYVDNSQKKTFEEISNNPQYFIKNDKKLIGYGYSPNINVWIKFKIHNKTNKKVYRVLEYDNALTTNIKFYSPDNEYKYVQEGLYNINENRKTINPNFSIQLEANESKTYYIQASSYITTLIVKLNLWENDSYFTNEIKYQIILAFFFGAMIILALYNLFIYFITKDNSYLFYVIYIFGIVLHQLMYRGIANIYMLSPEWVENVIRYASLITGLPVLALALFTRSFLRTQQYPKLHKLLNIYLLAFPFILTIFLFTDMFNKYRNVFSVLLLVFLISITIYATFKKNRQAYFVLFGWAMFFTVGMFMYLSSLGVFNIYSSFPYYIEVALIIEAIVFSIALADRIKQLQVDKENANKELILQQENEKNRLEIKVEEKTHDLKTALDEKGLLLKELNHRVKNNMQTIVSLIRLQSDEIEDEKVQDLFITIQNRINAMSHLHELLYKQDNIANVNAYEYFELLIEEVQYSYNTAVQIKFDIKTQLKIEQAIYCGLILNELISNSFKYAFPTNEGKVFINLEKKEDTFVLTVKDNGVGYDQSAPSNSLGLILVETLAKEQLKGDIKIKTNDGVTVIISWKENI; encoded by the coding sequence ATGTGGCATTACAAAATATTATTAATTATTTTTATCAACAGCTATCTATCTGCGCAAGTTTTAAACATTCCTAATCAAAATGGTTTTTATGATCTACTACCAAAATCTCAAATTTATGTGGATAATTCTCAAAAGAAAACATTTGAAGAAATATCAAATAACCCTCAATATTTCATTAAAAATGACAAAAAATTAATTGGCTATGGATACTCACCAAATATAAATGTATGGATTAAATTCAAAATTCATAATAAAACAAATAAAAAAGTCTATAGAGTTTTAGAATATGATAATGCACTAACTACAAACATAAAATTTTATTCTCCTGATAATGAATATAAGTATGTACAAGAGGGGCTTTATAATATAAATGAGAATAGAAAAACTATTAATCCTAATTTCTCAATTCAATTAGAAGCAAATGAAAGTAAAACTTATTATATACAAGCCTCTTCTTATATAACTACACTTATTGTAAAACTAAATCTTTGGGAAAATGATTCTTATTTTACAAATGAAATTAAGTACCAAATTATATTAGCCTTTTTCTTTGGAGCTATGATTATTCTAGCTTTATATAATCTATTTATCTATTTTATCACTAAAGATAATAGTTACTTATTTTATGTAATTTATATTTTTGGAATTGTACTTCATCAGTTAATGTACAGAGGTATTGCAAATATTTATATGTTGAGTCCAGAATGGGTAGAAAATGTAATTAGATATGCCTCTTTAATTACTGGATTACCAGTACTTGCGTTAGCACTGTTTACAAGATCATTTCTTCGTACACAACAATATCCTAAACTTCATAAACTACTAAATATTTATCTTTTAGCTTTTCCTTTTATATTAACAATCTTTTTATTCACAGACATGTTTAATAAATATAGAAATGTATTTAGTGTTCTATTATTAGTATTTTTAATTAGTATTACTATTTATGCCACATTCAAAAAAAACAGACAAGCTTATTTTGTACTCTTTGGCTGGGCGATGTTCTTTACTGTTGGTATGTTTATGTACCTATCAAGTCTAGGAGTTTTTAATATTTATAGCTCTTTCCCTTATTATATTGAAGTTGCTTTGATTATTGAAGCTATTGTTTTCTCTATTGCCTTAGCTGATAGAATCAAACAATTACAGGTGGATAAAGAAAATGCAAATAAAGAACTAATACTTCAACAAGAAAATGAGAAAAATAGACTGGAAATAAAAGTAGAAGAAAAAACCCATGATTTAAAAACTGCATTAGATGAAAAAGGTCTTTTGTTAAAAGAATTAAATCATAGAGTAAAAAACAATATGCAAACTATAGTATCCCTAATTAGGCTACAAAGTGATGAAATAGAAGATGAAAAAGTTCAAGATTTATTTATCACTATTCAAAATAGAATTAATGCGATGAGTCATTTACATGAACTACTATACAAACAAGATAATATCGCAAATGTTAATGCTTATGAGTATTTTGAGCTATTAATTGAAGAGGTTCAATATAGTTATAACACTGCTGTTCAAATAAAATTTGATATTAAAACACAACTAAAAATTGAGCAGGCTATTTATTGTGGATTGATTCTAAATGAGTTGATTTCAAATTCATTCAAATATGCCTTTCCTACGAATGAAGGAAAAGTATTTATTAATTTAGAAAAAAAAGAAGATACCTTTGTATTAACAGTAAAAGATAATGGTGTTGGTTACGATCAAAGTGCACCATCAAACTCTTTGGGTTTAATTCTAGTAGAAACACTAGCAAAAGAACAACTAAAAGGTGATATAAAAATCAAAACTAATGATGGGGTTACAGTAATAATAAGTTGGAAAGAAAACATATGA
- a CDS encoding response regulator: protein MKRRILIVEDQTVISLGLKREIIKLGHEVVATATNYDDAIYSIEQKKPDIIIMDIHLGNDCKDGIDIADTIRLEGNQTPILYITAYSDEITLSRAAQTNPVGYMTKPYKNDDLKSTLILTIYKIEQANKEMIEKIRKPLGYDYYYDPENENLFYKDIPIQLSVKESTLLKMLFEAKEMIVPFSKLEYIIWPDGPVSNSTLRTLNYRLRAKLDNKLIETIPSFGIKLTIHK, encoded by the coding sequence ATGAAAAGAAGAATATTAATAGTAGAAGACCAAACAGTGATTTCACTTGGACTTAAAAGAGAAATCATAAAGCTTGGACATGAAGTTGTAGCAACTGCTACAAACTATGATGATGCCATATATAGTATTGAACAAAAAAAACCTGATATTATAATCATGGATATACACTTAGGAAATGATTGTAAAGATGGTATTGATATAGCTGATACTATTAGACTAGAAGGTAATCAAACACCTATTTTGTACATAACAGCCTATTCAGACGAAATAACTCTAAGTAGAGCGGCACAAACTAATCCTGTTGGATATATGACTAAACCATATAAGAATGATGATTTAAAATCAACATTAATATTAACTATCTATAAAATTGAACAAGCAAATAAGGAGATGATTGAAAAAATAAGAAAACCACTTGGTTATGACTATTATTATGACCCAGAAAATGAAAACCTTTTTTACAAGGATATACCAATACAATTAAGTGTAAAAGAGTCTACATTACTAAAAATGCTTTTTGAAGCAAAAGAAATGATAGTACCTTTTAGCAAACTAGAATATATAATTTGGCCTGATGGTCCAGTATCAAATAGCACGCTTCGAACACTAAATTACAGACTTAGAGCAAAACTTGACAACAAACTTATAGAAACAATCCCCTCTTTTGGCATAAAATTAACAATTCATAAATAA
- a CDS encoding N-acyl amino acid synthase FeeM domain-containing protein, which translates to MFNINKNITLNQLEKNIQEILYKKIDCMPEDFNHEMKLALELFQKRVFLEKTIDETISFNKQFIWENKNKNLSLATTAEDLLNVFKLRSNIYGNLNYQDEFPDFINGLNFDNYDFTSAIILYKSNGVISGTTRIIVDSENRLPIEHKFSLDNYRGINKTIAELSRLIVSNENKGLNLEFKYLMQGIYQLYSQNDLDLMFLVIVKEHYKLYSKFGGSEIIKEFDDYGNLGHGTMILSWDPSKVSKFFEKAFLK; encoded by the coding sequence ATGTTTAACATAAACAAAAATATAACGTTAAACCAACTAGAAAAAAATATACAAGAAATCTTGTATAAAAAAATCGATTGTATGCCAGAAGATTTCAATCATGAAATGAAATTGGCTCTAGAATTATTTCAAAAAAGAGTTTTTTTAGAAAAAACTATAGATGAGACTATCTCTTTCAACAAACAGTTTATTTGGGAAAATAAAAACAAAAATCTTTCATTAGCAACTACTGCTGAAGACCTACTCAATGTATTCAAATTAAGAAGTAATATTTATGGAAACTTGAATTATCAAGATGAATTTCCTGATTTTATAAATGGATTAAATTTTGATAATTATGATTTTACATCTGCTATTATTTTGTATAAAAGCAATGGTGTTATTTCAGGTACTACAAGAATAATTGTAGACTCAGAAAACAGACTTCCAATTGAGCATAAATTCTCATTAGATAACTATCGTGGTATAAATAAAACAATAGCTGAACTATCAAGACTAATTGTAAGTAATGAAAATAAAGGTTTGAATCTAGAATTCAAATATCTAATGCAGGGAATATATCAACTATATTCTCAAAATGATTTAGATCTAATGTTTTTGGTTATTGTAAAAGAACACTATAAACTGTATTCAAAATTTGGAGGCAGTGAGATAATTAAGGAGTTTGATGACTATGGAAATTTAGGTCATGGAACTATGATTTTATCATGGGATCCAAGTAAGGTTTCAAAATTCTTTGAAAAAGCATTTTTGAAATAA
- the rlmF gene encoding 23S rRNA (adenine(1618)-N(6))-methyltransferase RlmF — protein MAHKQHKKGLHPRNPHNKRYDFPALIKSLPKLGEFVAENAYGDLSIDFANAEEVLTLNKALLAHFYGIKKWSIPKGYLCPPIPGRADYLHYIADLLAEFNGGKAPTGKNIKGLDVGIGSNCIYPIIGNSVYGWSFVGSDIEKESIESSQSIVEANKSLVGNVECRLQLNHDSIFTGIIKENDRFDFTLCNPPFHKSQKEAEAGSKRKVQNLTKRVVEKASLNFGGKSNELWCKGGEVAFIKSMMRQSKKYAKNCFWFSTIVSKKDNLPYIYKTIEEIKPVEFDTIEMQHGQKISRIVIWTFLSKEEQKEWSKNWQ, from the coding sequence ATGGCACACAAACAACACAAAAAAGGATTACATCCACGTAATCCTCACAACAAAAGATATGATTTTCCTGCACTTATCAAAAGCTTACCAAAACTAGGTGAGTTTGTAGCAGAGAACGCATATGGTGATTTATCAATTGACTTTGCAAATGCAGAAGAAGTACTTACTTTAAACAAAGCCTTATTAGCTCATTTTTACGGTATTAAAAAATGGTCAATTCCAAAAGGATATTTATGTCCTCCAATTCCAGGGCGAGCTGATTATCTTCACTATATTGCTGATTTATTAGCTGAGTTCAATGGTGGAAAAGCACCAACAGGTAAAAACATCAAAGGTTTAGATGTTGGTATTGGTTCAAACTGTATTTATCCTATTATTGGAAATAGTGTATATGGTTGGTCTTTTGTAGGTAGTGATATTGAAAAAGAATCAATAGAATCATCTCAAAGTATTGTTGAAGCAAACAAATCTTTAGTAGGAAATGTTGAGTGTAGATTACAATTAAATCATGATAGTATTTTCACTGGAATTATCAAAGAAAATGATAGATTTGATTTTACTTTATGTAATCCTCCTTTCCATAAATCACAAAAAGAAGCAGAAGCTGGAAGTAAAAGAAAAGTTCAAAACCTTACAAAAAGAGTAGTTGAAAAAGCTTCATTAAACTTCGGTGGAAAAAGCAATGAACTATGGTGCAAAGGTGGAGAAGTTGCTTTTATTAAATCAATGATGAGACAAAGTAAAAAATATGCTAAAAACTGTTTTTGGTTTAGTACAATCGTTTCTAAAAAAGACAATTTACCTTATATTTATAAAACAATCGAAGAAATCAAACCAGTTGAATTTGATACTATAGAAATGCAACATGGACAAAAAATATCTAGAATTGTAATCTGGACTTTCTTAAGTAAAGAAGAACAAAAAGAGTGGTCAAAAAACTGGCAATAA
- a CDS encoding Wadjet anti-phage system protein JetD domain-containing protein has product MNDKLICSLENPSISKVLNDILNQLDKKPFSQRTNNINIAINEKNFKELYEPSEELNDEYLEKDIESLVKQGLFSFSKNSKSFLPLIERNVKLIFNKDFENIIREFYYRNKIVDTWENALLKFNFDDELLEILKKSPIGIKTKSHLEVLEKFEIWVKSNKKSNSIRQESARCFWGMSKVFDNKYELCKYFHLLDKPILLQLHVKTKNAKDVLFIENLETFIACIECKNSVFDELILIFASGFKASAKRVRQEEGSKIFFSNTDFFDTKEKQEFLDWFYSNDNEKREVYFWGDLDYSGISILNSLKDNFQNLKAWEKAYSLMVKKLELSEAHRPNMVDKQNQKTVTNSSCKYTNEELIPSLNKTNLFLDQEIVELDLIK; this is encoded by the coding sequence ATGAATGATAAACTTATTTGTTCTTTAGAAAATCCTTCTATAAGTAAAGTGCTAAATGATATATTAAATCAATTAGATAAAAAGCCTTTTTCTCAAAGAACAAATAATATTAATATTGCAATAAATGAGAAAAATTTTAAAGAGTTATATGAACCAAGTGAAGAATTAAATGATGAGTATTTAGAAAAAGATATTGAAAGTCTTGTAAAACAAGGACTTTTTTCTTTTTCTAAAAACAGTAAAAGTTTTCTTCCTTTAATTGAACGAAATGTAAAACTTATTTTTAATAAAGATTTTGAAAACATAATTAGAGAATTTTATTATAGAAATAAGATTGTCGATACTTGGGAAAATGCCTTATTAAAATTTAATTTTGATGATGAACTTCTTGAAATACTAAAAAAATCGCCAATAGGAATTAAGACTAAATCACATTTAGAAGTTTTAGAAAAATTTGAAATTTGGGTTAAATCTAATAAAAAAAGCAATTCAATAAGACAAGAAAGTGCTAGATGTTTTTGGGGTATGTCAAAAGTTTTTGATAATAAATATGAATTATGTAAATACTTCCATTTATTAGATAAGCCTATATTATTACAACTACATGTTAAAACAAAAAATGCAAAAGATGTATTATTTATTGAAAATCTAGAAACTTTTATTGCATGTATTGAGTGTAAAAATAGTGTATTTGATGAGTTAATACTAATTTTTGCTTCTGGCTTTAAAGCTTCTGCAAAAAGAGTGCGTCAAGAAGAAGGAAGTAAAATATTTTTTAGTAATACTGATTTTTTTGATACAAAAGAAAAACAAGAGTTTCTTGATTGGTTTTACTCTAATGATAATGAAAAAAGAGAAGTATATTTTTGGGGTGATTTAGATTATTCTGGAATTTCTATTCTAAATTCTTTAAAAGATAATTTCCAAAATTTAAAAGCTTGGGAAAAAGCATATTCTTTAATGGTTAAAAAACTAGAGTTATCTGAAGCACATAGACCTAATATGGTAGATAAACAAAATCAAAAAACTGTTACAAATTCTAGTTGTAAATATACAAATGAAGAATTAATACCGTCATTAAATAAAACTAATTTATTTTTAGACCAAGAAATTGTTGAATTAGATTTGATTAAATAA